The following are from one region of the Candidatus Polarisedimenticolia bacterium genome:
- a CDS encoding response regulator, with product MHRKTILLVEDNLDDEALTLRALKRHNVANEVVVARDGTQALDYLFRAAEGGDGGTAIPELVLLDIKLPGIDGLEVLRRLRQDPRTRRLPVVMLTSSVEESDRLASYDLGANSYVRKPVDFVEFSEAIKQVDLYWLVLNVAPPR from the coding sequence ATGCATAGGAAAACGATCCTGCTCGTCGAGGACAATCTGGATGACGAGGCGCTGACGCTTCGGGCCCTGAAGCGGCACAACGTCGCCAACGAGGTCGTCGTCGCCCGCGACGGCACGCAGGCGCTGGACTATCTCTTCCGGGCGGCCGAGGGCGGGGACGGAGGGACCGCGATCCCCGAGCTCGTCCTTCTGGACATCAAGCTGCCCGGCATCGACGGCCTGGAGGTGCTGCGCCGCCTGCGCCAGGATCCGCGCACCCGGAGGCTGCCGGTCGTCATGCTGACCTCGTCGGTCGAAGAGAGCGACCGGCTCGCCAGCTACGACCTGGGGGCCAACAGCTATGTGCGCAAGCCGGTCGATTTCGTCGAGTTCAGCGAGGCGATCAAGCAGGTGGATCTCTATTGGCTCGTCCTGAACGTGGCGCCACCCCGGTAG
- a CDS encoding response regulator, producing the protein MGKPLRLLIIEDSEDDAEFVLRELRQDGFDPAWERVDTAEGMQSALARQDWDIIISDHSMPVFSAPAALALLHRTGRDIPFIIVSGSIGEEQAVQAMKLGAKDYILKGRLTKLPAAVTREVREAELRREHSQSKELLSQTQGRLDVAMGQLMQAEKMTALGELVAGVAHEINNPLSTIMGYTQLLLARGVPAEIQRRLDIVHSEANRLAKIVRNLLTFARKHPPEKKHLGLNGIIEKTLELKAYHFRASQIIVEKDLAADLPGTMLDFHQIQQVVLNLLNNAEQAIVEVKRGGTIRLTTRQAGDRIECRIADDGPGVPREIAERIFEPFFTTKKEGKGTGLGLSLCYGIIQEHGGSIRVECGPGQGATFVIDLPLLGNPETALPDTADTVPATVSSLRILVIDDESSIQDLLVELLRTQGHQVDTASDVPEALQKIASNGHDLIISDMKMPHGTGRDIYRAVLQKNARMARRIVFTTGDGASAEIKKFLTEAGNEILFKPFKLEDLAKAIALATRN; encoded by the coding sequence ATGGGCAAGCCGCTGCGGCTTCTGATCATCGAGGACTCGGAGGACGACGCCGAGTTCGTGCTGCGCGAGCTCCGTCAGGACGGCTTCGATCCCGCCTGGGAGCGGGTGGACACGGCCGAAGGCATGCAGAGCGCCCTCGCGCGCCAGGACTGGGACATCATCATCTCGGACCACAGCATGCCGGTGTTCAGCGCCCCGGCGGCCCTGGCGCTCCTGCACAGGACCGGGCGGGACATCCCCTTCATCATCGTCTCCGGCAGCATCGGCGAGGAGCAGGCCGTCCAGGCCATGAAGCTGGGGGCGAAGGACTACATCCTCAAGGGGCGCCTGACCAAGCTCCCCGCCGCGGTGACGCGCGAAGTGCGTGAGGCGGAGCTCCGGCGGGAACACTCGCAATCGAAGGAGCTCCTGAGCCAGACCCAGGGCCGGCTGGACGTCGCGATGGGCCAGCTCATGCAGGCCGAGAAGATGACCGCCCTCGGCGAGCTGGTCGCCGGCGTGGCGCACGAGATCAACAATCCTCTGTCGACCATCATGGGGTACACGCAGCTCCTGCTCGCCAGGGGCGTCCCCGCCGAGATCCAGAGACGGCTGGACATCGTGCACTCCGAAGCCAATCGTCTCGCCAAGATCGTCAGGAATCTGCTCACGTTCGCGCGCAAACACCCTCCCGAAAAGAAGCACCTCGGGCTGAACGGGATCATCGAGAAGACTCTCGAGCTCAAGGCCTATCACTTCCGGGCCAGCCAGATCATCGTGGAGAAGGACCTGGCCGCCGACCTTCCGGGCACGATGCTGGACTTCCACCAGATCCAGCAGGTCGTCCTGAACCTCCTCAACAACGCCGAGCAGGCGATCGTCGAAGTGAAACGCGGCGGGACCATCCGGCTGACGACCCGCCAGGCCGGCGACCGGATCGAGTGCCGGATCGCGGACGACGGGCCGGGCGTTCCCCGCGAAATCGCCGAGCGCATCTTCGAGCCGTTCTTCACCACCAAGAAGGAAGGGAAAGGGACCGGCCTCGGCCTGTCGCTCTGCTACGGAATCATCCAGGAGCATGGCGGCAGCATCCGGGTGGAGTGCGGGCCCGGCCAGGGAGCCACGTTCGTGATCGACCTGCCGCTGCTGGGCAATCCGGAGACCGCGCTGCCCGACACGGCCGACACAGTCCCCGCCACGGTCTCCTCCCTTCGGATTCTCGTGATCGACGACGAGTCGAGCATCCAGGATCTCCTGGTGGAGCTTTTGAGGACGCAGGGACATCAGGTCGACACCGCCTCCGACGTCCCCGAGGCTCTGCAGAAGATCGCGTCGAACGGCCACGACCTCATCATCTCCGACATGAAGATGCCGCACGGCACCGGAAGGGACATCTACCGGGCGGTCCTGCAGAAGAACGCCCGGATGGCCCGGCGCATCGTGTTCACGACCGGCGACGGAGCGAGCGCGGAGATCAAGAAGTTCCTGACGGAAGCCGGCAACGAGATTCTCTTCAAGCCGTTCAAGCTCGAAGACCTCGCGAAGGCGATCGCCCTCGCGACGCGGAACTGA
- a CDS encoding transporter — MRVRFACPRGRAFTALPLFALVAATLPGASAMAGARTDFRFLPAYFSGDYGTGIDTSIVYLPMILVVSSERQEFRVTVPYLSIRTREPVLYLNGEVIAPAPGGSTAESGLGDVLVQEEVFVLQGTARRPWVSGILRIKLPTADDTKGLGSGEPDFGAGVAVTQPLGGAWNLIGTWMHTARGDPAGFDFRDTSWLTAGVHRRLSDRSSWHAFFDRRQSVIEGNPDLADFSLGYDRALARGVTFRSAVFVGLSDTAEDFGVSAGFSVACGGR, encoded by the coding sequence GTGCGGGTCCGTTTCGCCTGCCCCCGGGGAAGGGCCTTCACGGCCCTTCCCCTTTTTGCTCTCGTCGCCGCGACGCTCCCGGGCGCCAGCGCCATGGCGGGGGCCCGGACCGACTTCCGATTTCTCCCGGCTTACTTCAGCGGAGATTACGGAACCGGGATCGATACGTCCATCGTCTATCTCCCGATGATCCTCGTCGTCTCGTCCGAGAGGCAGGAGTTCCGGGTGACCGTTCCGTACCTGTCGATCCGGACGCGCGAGCCGGTCCTGTACCTCAACGGCGAAGTGATCGCACCGGCCCCCGGCGGGAGCACGGCGGAATCGGGTCTCGGCGACGTGCTGGTCCAGGAAGAGGTCTTCGTTCTCCAGGGAACGGCGCGACGTCCCTGGGTTTCCGGCATCCTCCGGATCAAACTCCCAACGGCCGACGACACGAAAGGGCTCGGCAGCGGTGAGCCCGATTTCGGCGCGGGCGTCGCCGTGACGCAGCCCCTCGGAGGTGCCTGGAACCTGATCGGGACCTGGATGCACACTGCGCGAGGCGATCCGGCGGGGTTCGACTTCCGCGACACCTCCTGGCTCACCGCCGGCGTCCACCGGCGCCTGTCGGACCGATCGTCCTGGCATGCCTTCTTCGATCGGCGCCAGTCGGTCATCGAAGGGAACCCCGACCTCGCCGACTTCAGCCTCGGCTACGACCGCGCGCTGGCGCGGGGCGTCACGTTCCGCTCCGCCGTGTTCGTCGGCCTCTCCGACACGGCCGAGGACTTCGGGGTCAGCGCCGGGTTCTCGGTCGCCTGCGGGGGGCGTTGA